The genomic interval gagaaagagacatcaGAAAATCCACACCATAGTTATTGAAGAGTAAAGACAGAAttaacaccacaacacaacagaatTATTATTTGTGCTTCTTCACAGATTCATCACGGAAACAACACCAGAGTACATTATGACGGAGTAAAAAACTAAATATCACAGACCATCACCTATTTGCTTTTACAACTCAACATTCTCCCTGTAATTTATCCGTCAAGTTATGGTGTAAAAAATACATATTATACAGAGAAGAGCAAACAGGGGCAGCAACAGattttgaatgtgtttgtgcacactGAAGTTACTCACGGAGTAAAGTCCACACAATGCAGAAGAGACAGAACAAAGCACTCTCAGGCTGATAGATGGCACACTCACTGTTGGCAAAACGATTTATACGAGTTTATACGACTGATCTCATATACTGAAGTTAACATCAACCAAGTCTGACAATTTACTTCTAAATTAATTAACACTGAACTTTCTCTTTACTAGCCACAAGAGACATATGATACCAGTTGTAATTTCAAATTTACAGTTAAAAGGTTACAGGATATGAAGAGCTACAGGTTAAAGACATCAAAACATGTCTTAAATACTAATCTAAAAAAGTAGGATTATTGAATTGGATTCATATTCAGAAATTATCCTGAGTCAAGCTGACTATCATTTACAAGTGTGTGATATATGACCTCAGTGAGTTTATGTGCTCAACTGCCACAAGACACTAGAATTGTACAAATGAGCCAAGAATAAGTGACATATCCAGAAAATGTGACTCAGCTGGCTCATGTTTGAAGTTTACACAATACCACTAAAAATTGCTATTGTCAACTCCAAGCATGGATGTTTCTATGGCATGGTGAGAAAATGTTTCATATCAAACTTATGCCAGGTCACCTCCCTTTTATGTGACAACTAGCATACTGAACCACTTTGGTGTGCTCAAACTCAAAAAGACCAGTTTTTAATTTCTAGTGCTGTTCTCACCTGATGAAAGGgaatttggcagtcacatttaCGGTGTTGTTTGACACTGAAATGGCATATCTGGAATAAGAAAAGTGCAGATAGTCATAACTTGTGATCACATAGGCTAACAGTGTGAATGTGTTAGAAAAGATGCATCAATGCATgctcacacatgtacacagagagagagagagagagagagagagagagagagagagagagagagagagagagagagagagagagagagagagagagagagagcaaaccaATATGAGCAAATATTATAATCACGACTTTTAACTAAATAACAAAGGGGaatagtaaaataaataaattaaacattACTCCATTTTCCTTTCTGGGTGAAACAGAAAGCATATGGGTCATTCCacatcaattcaaccagggcccacgcacttaggtctcaaaaaattctgaaacaattaccaggtgtacctatgttacccaggagacacactgtaaaattactcttatgtaagatcaatactttccaagatacagccagttttacagggggagggggggtgtcgattttgttcggcctctttttttgtcaaagttcacaagcccacagcgcaagaactaaaccatgtagaaggctcaaattttgcatgctggtacataaataggaatagtatgtagcaaaattgtcacgtttggtctggataatcctgcatggtcatagctgtccctcaaagttgatacaaattttattggagtttttggctaggctttgtttaagccttcagaagacatatttgtactcaacataggctcgatttattttccttactgagataagtagaaacactctcacaaaaaacaatgaacaaaaaataaattccttcagggtctgaacagcagactttacaagtctaaaaaataattttggttctttttcagagcacccaaacaccttgtgggaatatacaaagattttttttaatattttattctttattctccatgatcttttcttttcaaaaacaccaatttgacttgtcttatgcaaatctttctttttcactttccaccctgaacatgggcaaaatgcaccattgacatcaatatgttttgtatagagctaccacaggttactctatataaccacaggtggcagtgtggtgactatatataaaacatattgatgtcaatggggcattttgcccatgttcagggtggaaaataaaaaagaaagatttgcataagacaagtgaAATTGGTGTTTTCCAATGGAGAATTAAGAAAAaacatatttgaaaaaaatatttgtatattcccacaaggtgtttgggtgcactgaaaatgataaccaaaatgatttttcagacttgtgaggtctgctgttcagaccctgaagggatttgttttctgttcattgctttttgtgagagtgtttctacttatctctgtaaggaaaataaatcaagagcctatgttgagtacaaatatgtcttctgaaggcttaaacagagcccagccaaaaactccaataaaatttgtatcaactttgagggacagttatgaccatgcaggattatccagaccaaacgtgacgattttgctacatactattcctatttatgtaccagcatgcaaaatttgagcctcctacatggtttagttcttgcgctgtgggcttgtagaactttgacaaaaaaaaaagaggccgaacaaaatcgacacccccctccccctgtaaaactggctgtatcttggaaagtattgatcttacataaaagtaattttacagtgtgtctcctgggtaacataggtacacctggtaattttttcagaattttttgagacctaagtgcgtgggctctggttgaactgacgtggaatgacccatatgCAGACAAGTGTTTTCTACGACTTGAGATAGAATAGccaagagatagaaagaaataggcctactcacactGCCCATGATCCCACGATGCCTCCTACTGCCAAGAGAACAGGAAGCAGTGCCCATGTCCACATTCTAAACACATAATGTTACACAGTTTATTTACAACGCGAGCGCACATCGCATCATTTGCATGAAGATGCATGCATGACCATCATGCTCTTGATATCCTAAGACTTGTGATACTACTGCCCGTCATCCCTCAGTGCCTACCGGTGACTAGCCTGTTCTTGCCTACGACCTCTGCAAGAATGCAGTGATCCCATACGATCCCGCCAAGTTACTGCTGATGTAAACTAAgtttttagtagcctaggtcaaatatgtaaaaaatatgtaagtaggctacttttacaaaaAAAGGTTTAATACCACCCGCCTTTCAAAGCAAAATAGAACTCGTGGACGAAAAAGTTTCGCTTACCAACTGATACTGGGCGTGAACTAAATGTAGAAGTTTCGCTTACCTACTGATACTGGGCGTGAACTAAATGTAGAAGTTTCGCTTACCAACTGATACTGGGCGTGAACTAAACAATCATACGCAACACAAAAATTGACTAGGTAAATTAAAGGCACAGATgctgttttctccctttctcgcGATACTCACAGTGAAACATTCTCCAATCGCACAACACCATTTAAACCATTTAAATGTAATAGTATTTAAGCAATGCTAATCTACACCATGTAGTCAAGTTTAGgttacttttgtttttatttaatgCAGCCTGGATATAGGCTATATCCCTATTTTAGACAGAAAATACAACAGAATCTGAAAAGTTGATTGAAATATTTTATTATGAATGAATTAATAACCCATAAACAAAGCTTTGTGTAGGTATTTCTAAAAGGCCTGCATGCATTTCTGGAGACAAAATGCGGACACTAGGTGATGACACCACAACACTTTCCAACAATGTCCTacacataacacaaacatacacagcgCCCCCTTATCAAGTGAAATATCACGTCCATAGCACTGCCTAATTCACTCTGAAAACAGCACTGATAATCATGTAGTGCTTTAGCAATCACTCCAGACAGGGgagtagcacaagatcctgggccctatgcataggcagtcctattatataataaatataataacataaatattacagacttttcaagggccctccctcccaccccctGGTGGCCCTATAATCAGTACTGGGTTTACCCTCAGTTCAATGTCCCTGACTCCAGAGCTACCAGGAGATGGCTCAAACAATGCAGGCTATCCCTCAGGGTTCATGGCCATCAGCCAGCTTCTGGTGATCTTTTCCCGCATTTGCTTGTGCACAGTGAGCTGGTGGCATTCGATGAGCCGGAACTCGGCGGCAAAGGAGGCAAAGAGGAGGAAAAAGGTCATGACCAGGGCCCACTCACACATGGCTAAGGTGTTAAGGTGTAATATGCTGGCAGCTGTTGCAACATCAAATTACATTTAGCCAATGAAATTACAACAGGATTAAGAAACACAGAGATGCAATATTAACTGTTGTGACCTGGGTAACCATGAAATAGCCTGAGCAGTGTGAAAAGATCTCACTTAGTTAAAGTTaaagatatatatattattattattagacctCTGCAAAATGGCCAGGAAATGGTTGTGCAACTAGAGTGTGTGGATTTTCATGTTCTTGGTAATTGCAGTTAACCAAAGATAACCCATCTctgatttaaagggacaccaggcaagcctgatgctttttctctacgaaactccccctagcATCTGTACGCgtcgatacgtgtgcgagccctccctcggtctgaagctcttttccttttctttgcattttccgtcaagggttttcgctgcttcttcgccggctctgccattatacacacgtttgcaacaatcgctagcgtttcgttagcctgactctgtgctgtggatgcaggatgtaaactgatcctgcttgtCGCGATGTCtaagactttgtgagactgaaggtcggcgggtacgatacactgaacttgcaagtgggatattcttcctacaggcagtaggggcgggtgagagagtcttcattcgccctgtaatgagtcatttaaccatttaaccatataccgacttacgaagataattaattaacacgaaaacgttgcctggtgtccctttaacttgTAACTGGGAATCACGTCCCCAGATGCtaagatgatgataatgatgaccCTTTTatccttgacctttgacctcctgACCCATGTGTGGGGTTTAAGGATACTGGCAATAAGGAACACAGTGCAGAGGCTGCAGAGGACGGCGCGTAGTGGTCCCAGCCAGTGGCGGTCCTGAGACGGTTCAGCCTTATAAGTGAGCCACAGCTGCACCCAGAAGTACACCAGACCCACAATGAAGGCCAGGAAAGCGCCAAACAGATGTATCCCCAAAGACACAGACTGctgagggaagagaaagagagacaaaagattcacagagcaAATCCTTCATGTTATGAGTGGAGATACACTGATATTATCATGGTAGATACAGCCTTATTGAGTACATGCATCCATACTGAGAGTATTGGAATTTTATTGATACTCATTGAAGCTTGACttgtacagttaagaacaaaattattcatagccctggcaaatattgatttaatgttgattttctcttgaccaatatgtttgttctgactgaaaatgacactgccacatggctaaaggttgtgagacaatgtggtagaaacagcCTGGAAATACAGACCCATATCTAGAAAGATTTAGAGTCTGGctatgagtaatgaaaatggcttAACTCGAGGGGGGGGCacagcatgcatttgaaaatatcactgcacgcaattgtataacactatgaccaacaagaggacaaaacaccctggaccttgtttacaccccacagaaagaagcctacaaagccaaacccctcccccatatcgggcaatcagaccacattagcatcctactaatgccccgatacagacaaagagcaaaagtcaccaaaccggttctgaaggaggtgagaatgtggccggagggggccgtctcacaacttcaggactgctttgaaacaacagactgggatatcttcaaaacagctgccacccacaacaaccacattgacattgaggaatacacagacactgtgacctcctacatcaccaaatgcatcgatgatgttacagaaataaaacacatcaccactcgggccaaccagaagccatggctgacaggagacgtccacagactgctgagggccagagacaaagcattcagagctggagatgtagctggcctaagaacagcgagggctaacctgtcccagggcatcaggaaggcaaaaaaggattacacagacaaaataacaacacacttcaaagacagcagagatgcacagagcctatggcagggcatacaggccatcactgactacaagcctgcgccacggagctgtgagaacaacacctctctgctaaatgacctgaacagttttttcacccgttttgaagcacaaaatgacactcacccacagaaaaccccacctcccccccacgaccaacccctgtacctgtcctctgccagcgtgaagaggacactagccaccattaacccacgtaaagcagcaggcccagacaacataccaggacgagtgttgaaggactgtgcagaagagctgaaggatgtttttacagacattttcaacacctctctggagcaagcagtcatcccatcacttttcaaaactgccaccatcatacccgtgccaaagaaatcatcaccatcatgcttcaatgactaccgtcctgtagcactcacgcccataatcatgaagtgcttcgaacggctagtcatgtcacacatcaaagccaccctaccccccaccctggaccccttccagtttgcataccgagccaaacgatccacggaggatgcaatctgctctgccctccatccagccctcacccacttagacaataaagactcatatgtgagaatgctgttcatagacttcagttcagcattcaataccataataccacaacaactcatcagcaaactggacaagctaggattcagtacctccctctgcaactggctgctggatttcctgttgcagagaccacaagcagtacgtgtcgggaacaacacctcaagcactctgaccctgagcacgggggcccctcaagggtgtgtgctcagccccctgctcttcacactgctaacacatgactgtacaaccactcacagctccaaccatctggtgaagtttgcggacgacacaacactggtgggcctcatcactaagggcgatgaggctcactacagagaagaagtagacctgctggctaaatggtgcaaagacaacaacctcctgctaaatgtcagcaagaccaaggagattgttgtcaactttcagagaggccacaaacaactgccaccactgtccatcgacggagatgctgtggagagagtgagcagcacaaaatttctgggggtgcacatcagcgacgacctctcctggaccaccaacacagcatcactggcgaagaaagcccagcagcgcctctacttcttacgcaaattgaagaaggcaagtgccacgcctcctgtcatgactacattctacagagggaccatcgagagcatcgtctccagcagcatcacagtgtggggcggaagctgcacagatcagaacaggaagaccctccagcgcactgttaacacagctaagaggatcattggagcagcactcccctccctgcaggacatttacaccacccgcctcacccgcaaagcactaatgattgtcaaggatacaacccaccctgcacacgaactgttcagcctcctgccctctggaaagcggtacaggagcctccgctcccgcaccaccagactggcaagtagcttcatccaccaagcaatcaggatgctgaacactctacccactctcccatcactgacagccccccccacccaccagccaaccaggaacctaggaaactaggatcctgtctaccaaaccccccccccccccccccccccccccccaacaccgccatgtggaactgcactgtgactgcgcagccaaacgtgttgctgcttcacatcaagcctgatatacttgaattactgcatactgcatatcaatgtaaatatacaggtcacacaagcacaagtttaaacttcatgtaactgttaagactatagaaatatacaacacaactacctttattttttttttttatatatgtcctatatttctattttaatacatacatgttctatatttcagtcttgcactttaatttaatgtttattgtctatggctatgtccatagtatgtctatgtctgtatttaaagcatgtctatgtctgcatgggaaagtaagaaacgaaatttcaattctttgtatgaccagtgcatgtaaagaaattgacaataaaagccgacttgacttgactcgacttgacttgaccaatgtttactgactgattcttgACTTCGACGTTTCAGCGCTATCGTCATCTATTTAACTCGTCTCTGGCCCACCTATATCacatacaccgatgtgattgatGCAGCTCGGCTCCAAGGGCATGGGTAATGAGCTGCCATCATTACTGATTGCCATagtgactcgctgagcaaattcaaattgtgctctcgcgagaactctggatttccagggtagtagAATCAGAACAAATGaagcgttttcatcttttttaacattttgtcCAACATGTCCACAGTTATTTtttaccctttttaaataatcagtgGAGAAATCGGGGTTACCAGTGTCGCCGTTCCAACCAGGCAGCCCTGGTTCTAGGCTTGTGTGTGACACTGACGTGCGATGTGTTTTTGGAGATGAGGGGGGATATTTTGGTTTTGCAGTGTTTCCCTGTTCTGCATGGGGTGCATCCCCTGCTCTAGATTGTCAGCCAAATGAATAGCCTACTCAGTATCAGCATGCAAATGTAAGTACTCTTACTTGTACTCAGCCTAAAAAAAGGGAAATTGGTGCAAGCCtagttaagtataagtatatatacttttttgatcccgtgagggaaatttggtctctgcatttaacccaatcggtgaattagtgaagcacaaacagcacacagtgaacacacagtgaggtgaagcacacactaatcccggcgcagtgagctgcctgctacaatggcggcgctcggggagcagtgaggggttaggtgccgcggcctactggtcggggctcgaaccggcaaccctccggttacaagtcgaGAGTGCTAATCAGTGGGCCACGGCAGTtagttatgagagagagaaaaagagagagagagagagagagagagagagagagagagagagagagagagagagagagagagagagagagagagagagagagagagagagagagagagagagagagagagagagagagagatatcagAGTAGAGAAGTAATACCTGGAAGTTGCCAAGGATAGATATCCCTATAGAGGATATGAAGCCGAgaaccagggctgccaggttgGTACGGCGACACTGGTAACCCAGGTCACGCACCTGCTGATAGCGGATCACCACAATCCATATGACTGGAGAAAGAGACACCACAGACTGAGCAGGACACAAAGTGACGAAAGGCTTGAATGTTAAAATCGCTGGTCTATGTCAGCAAAGAAAAGCTTCTCTATAGTCAGACAAAAACTGCAGAGTAAACAGAGTAGCAACAAGACAAAATGGAGGGAGTATTCTATTACTGAGACCACAGAAGACTTTTTCTTTTTgaatttgaaaatatcactcACTCAGAAAACTGCTCACATTGCATATCTGTGAGAACCAGCAGCTCTGGGGGTAGTAGGAACCACATGTGCTATTAAAAGAAGAATTTTATGGTTAGCATTCACAGTCAAAGGGCCCCTCTGGATTTACTTTGTAACAAACTCCAATAGGTGGTCAACTGATCATGGTTTGAGGGGTTTTCTTCAGTCATATAGTTTCAGTCACTGCTTGACTTTTAGGTGTCAACATAAGTTGCTAAGAGtattacagtacatgcacttCTGTGTTTACCTGATGTATGGGAATCCTGCAGTCAGATTAACAGATTCATTGGAAACTGCAACTCCATACCTGGGAAAtatgataataaaaaaaaaatccagagaATAGTGATGGTGTTTTTTGTGAGTTATACATCTCTTTCCAGGTTTTGACATGACACATCAAGCAactaaacaacaaaaaaagagtaAGGACAAGAAAAGATCCAATGGTTTCCTGAAGGGTAAATAGAACAGGGATAGACAAAGGACCACGTCAGGCGTAAGACAAGGTAAAGAAATATATACTCACACTGCCCAGATACCAGCTGTACCTCCTACTGCCAGGATAACAGGAAGTAATGCCCAGGCCCACATTATAGACCATCAGATTATTTGCACGTAGTTCACATGACAGGGATTATCAACTCAAGCATCCATATAACATAATGAGGGGTATATCCAATTTACCTTGAGTAGTGAAAACATGAAAAGTTAAAACTTTGAATCTCAGAATCCACATGATTGAGTAATAATATGACTCTTAGTAACTGTAAGCCATTGCGgtttaaataaaaaacatttttaaaagcatACTGAGTAGCTACATCTTAGGCGttctcgacgcacccgaccggtagcgcgacaccgtgacgtcaaaatgacgtagatcttgctggcgcgccaggattttagccaggtagcgcgaggtagcgcaccacatTCTCTGGCAccgctcttttttttttttagacgagcgcgacaaagcggaaagttggaaga from Alosa sapidissima isolate fAloSap1 chromosome 3, fAloSap1.pri, whole genome shotgun sequence carries:
- the LOC121705880 gene encoding modulator of macroautophagy TMEM150B-like isoform X1 — translated: MWAWALLPVILAVGGTAGIWAVYGVAVSNESVNLTAGFPYISTCGSYYPQSCWFSQICNVSSFLIIWIVVIRYQQVRDLGYQCRRTNLAALVLGFISSIGISILGNFQQSVSLGIHLFGAFLAFIVGLVYFWVQLWLTYKAEPSQDRHWLGPLRAVLCSLCTVFLIATMCEWALVMTFFLLFASFAAEFRLIECHQLTVHKQMREKITRSWLMAMNPEG
- the LOC121705880 gene encoding modulator of macroautophagy TMEM150B-like isoform X2; the encoded protein is MWAWALLPVILAVGGTAGIWAVYGVAVSNESVNLTAGFPYISTCGSYYPQSCWFSQICNVSSFLIIWIVVIRYQQVRDLGYQCRRTNLAALVLGFISSIGISILGNFQQSVSLGIHLFGAFLAFIVGLVYFWVQLWLTYKAEPSQDRHWLGPLRAVLCSLCTVFLIASILKPHTWVRRSKVKDKRVIIIIILASGDVIPSYKLKGHQATFSC